gagttcgcggcctaatcaggggtggcgcccgttctcacggaacgcacttTCGCACTttttattgttacattacgtcgcgagttttttttaaggttcatatgcgatgtccacgtgtggaatggctaataatgcttagttaaatatacatcatgaataaaataggacaatcttacacagatcttattgattaagtcccacggaaaaatccaataaggcttgtgatgctgaaggcttaaacaaaaatatataaatactgtatatataactagaaagtacccaagacttgaatatatagtataacattttatctgagaattaattcgttttaatctataggcaaccctatcatccgacgctgcgcacgtgcggctcgtttctttgttagaattttgtaggcatttaaaaaggcggcatttcgtgaacatcaaagcagtgggccttctgtacttgtactattatgtattctgtgacaaaagtaaaatttaaatttttccttgCAAAATTACGTTCATCAAGTCATTCCAACTCGACttgaatttaattaatatattttaagaCCGATCTACTGACGTTACACGACTTTCTTCTTTATCTTATCATCTTTCAAAATTTAATATGGCGCCTGAGCGTAtatgatagcttattatgcagtgaAGTAaagttgtagtgagaagctgatgaagaattaatctcgaaacgcgattagcctcttttttgtcgtctacggccggtagtccacgtgctcttgtaaaatctaggtattaatttacaagtgctaactcaccgtaggtacactgtcgtacttaccgtaccaaaatcactaattagTATCACCTTGACACAGGGGAAATAGACAATAGTCCCAATAATGGACTGAAGCTGACACACAAAGTAGCTGTGTTATCAAAATCGCTGTATTTACCAATTTTTTCAGATCTAACCCACCGTCTACTCAACGCTTATACCCCAACATCCAAGAATCAGCCTACGGCCGTCCCTATACGCCTGATTTTCAACCACCACCTGCTTACTCACAAGATGCCTGTATTGGTAATACGATACCCACTTGGAACCCGAGGTAACTTTTTAGAGATAAGAAATGGACATTCTTGCACGTACGACGTATGTCTGTAATTGTTTAAGcaaggaacatactacgcgaacgtccgtcgtcgatcgaccgcggacggggatctggacaatgaatatacatttaaccgtgcaaactatcggtcgacggtcgtggacgtggccttgagcgcatggacgtccgatcgaaatctggctcgctggatgttttgttccgtgcacactgatcggtcgcggtcgcgatttacgacggacgtccgcgtagtatgttcctagctttaatggGCAtgttcagaatttgggacaccccaattcgcgtaagttgttaacaaaaattaactctctGTCAGTTTtgggaagcgctggtagcctagcggtaagagcgtgcgactttcgatccggaggtcgcgggttcgaaccccggctcctaccaatgagtttttcgaaacttatgtgcgaaatcacagaatatataatagtacaagtacagaaggctcctttgatgttcacaaaatgccgccattctaaattcttacctacattaacaagggccgcacgcgagcagccgacaatgaattctattgcgctgcgtgaaggtcgtcaccgCTGActgggccgcgaattcgcggcccccggcatatacttgtagcgcggcgataaaatcgcggagtgagccgcccctggcgaaatgtcatttgatatttgccagttgttTCTCGGTGAAGGAATtaaaacatcatgaggaaaccggactaattccaataaggcctagttacccttcgggttgggaggtcagatggcagtcgctttcgtaaaactagtgcctacgccaaatcttggaattagttgtcagagcggatcccaggctcccatgagccgtggcaaatgccgggataacgcaaggaggatgatgatgttagTTTTAATTGTGACGAagattaagcataaaatctgtctgtCTAGAGATTATCGCTCTAAGTTTAggtatgtaattaacacaaaaacaatattttttatagaaaatGCTTAATTATTGTcataaaactgacagtgagttaatttttgttaacaacttacgctaattggggggtcccaagttctgaaaatgccctaataGTACATTGcattacaagtgcggaaaagaggaacaATTTCCGCTTCGCACGTGTACCTAttgtatgacgtttttcagtaggtacaaatGACCCTCTGAactttcgacctgacaaaaaatgaACCATTTTGCGCACTAGTAcaaaaagatatttttattcaaggatttacagtctccatactaagaatcgtacctcattttttaagcgccacctatttttttattagcaaaaatatttcgggaaaaCATGATTTTGGCGACTTCCAGGCTGCGaccagcgccatctagttttaagtctaaaaacatttcaggggtacgcttttttgtatgggctttgtctgtcccgtattatattaTGGTCCTTGGTTTTATTGGAAGATAATTTGAATTGTGTCAATTAGAATTAAGATTTCTTTAAGCATCTACAACTATAGTATACCTAAAACAGTTTACATCTgataacgatttcgctgaaatttgttttgtgggggttttcggggtgaaaactatagccttagatcccggaaaacgcgaaatttagtttttctttcgcatttgtaaacgtaaaaatCCTGCCGAAATATGAAAACCCCCGTGTAAAGTTTAGTCAACCcctcgctagatggcgctgaccccaACGTAAACTCCGTAGCGATGTGCTTTCccaaaaacaatataaaacttgAGGTATTTAGGATATTAATCAGCGGGGACGCCTCTTGCAGGCGAACtagactatatatatatatatatatatatatatatatatatatatatatatatatatatatatatatatatatatatatatatatatatttcgaaGCGTAAAATAGGGTTTAGGTATTTTCAGGAATGGCTAAATGGACTAAGTACTTTAGGTAGTACATCTCTAAGGGCAAAGGTTAACGCGATATAGGTAGTACGCGAGGCGCAATGCAGTATCCTTATCGCAACTGTCTAACTCGATCCGAGTTCCATCTCAGAGTGTCGCCAGCTTCAGACTGCCTTCACACTCTCCCTTGTACAAAAACCACAAGCTAATTTATTACCAACAAATTGCAATTCGGAGAATGCATTCAGACGTTGTAAAAACAAGCCTGATGCCACGAATATGTTCCCAGCCCACTTCAACCTCTTAGAAAGACATATTTTTACTTCGTTAAGCCTAAGGGCAGGTCACAAGTTTTTATGATAATGCGTATGACTTATTAGCGAAGATTATTTGAATTTGATAATGCGTGTGACATACGTGTCGACCTGTCGACATATATATGAGCCAATACACCGTTGATAACAGGATTTAGCATAATACGCCATGTATCCGTGTATTGTGTTTGAAATACTCAAGGTTTACacacatatatattatacacttcaatgtgagtgtgtttagtaaaacgtcccactttgtcggttaccattaaggcgagattgacctgtatctttatatgaataaactgacaaagcggctttatagcaatcgacaaagtgggacgttttcccgtgcacactcacaaataatgTCAGAGATGTCAAAAATAGGTCGAGAAATTATGTTCTTAGTAGGcttatttaagacgatacaggaggggtcaattctccatttaaacgctctcgactatttcctccctggttttttggagttcgcggcccattcaatggtggcgaccttcgcgcggcgcattTGAATTAAATGTCgggtgctcgcgtgcggtccgtttgttaatgtaggtaagtatttagaatggcggcattttgtgaacatcaatgGAGTgaaccttctgtacttgtacttgtactattatatattctgggttatggcgcaaaaaaggtgtgatattcaaaattggtaacaattagccaaaaaaacgaaacggtccgacacagattatttcattgttattcatattctcaaatttcgttccgattgattaagttttgaaggaggaaacagtcgagagctgaacctcgattttaaagattttttgcaatatcttttaactgagttgttcggacattatttttcgataaatctagttaataacactagtaagTATATTAAACtcgaattcccaaattgaaaggggggctcctttccgtTTTAGCAtcttcgctcctgtagcgtcttaaataaaaaatgcaaatACGTTTAcattttacctatttcaaatggatgtacctattgaaaataaaaaagctaggtattttgtatttgtatttcaaatacatttatttcagacagtTAACATCTCTGaataatgttgatagtaattcGGTATTCATGTTACTCGACTAACGCTTTGACGATTACCGGGTAGGTAATTATTTTCACATTAAAATCGGTTCGATTCGATTCCCGAGCgaagcaaatattttttatgaaatcttTGAATgcagaataaaaataaaataaataaagtcttctttcaacAAAATACGATATctacaatatttaaattatttaaggtACTGGACAGGTATGGTAAGGGACGATGGCAAGCGTCCCGACGGGGCCACTTTGGTGCCGTGGAAACTAGGCAGAGCCCTGGTATGGGACGCTACTTGCGTAGATACCTTCGCGCAGTCCCATACCCAGGCGACCCGCACTCAGGCCGGTGGTGCGGCTGACCAGGCCCAGATTCTCAAGCGCCGCAAATACTCGTCCTTGCTTAAggactacgagtttgcggcgcttGCTATGGAGACACTGGGTCCTTGGTCGGCCGACATGAAAGCCTTTGTGGGAGCTCTGTCGGCTCGGCTTATCAACTCTACTGGAGACCCTAGAGCTGGCGCGTATTTCTCGCAACGTATCGCActggcgatacagcgaggaaatgccgccAGCATAATGGGCACCATGCCGCAGGCGGATTTGTTAGAtggttttttctttttataattgggttcttttatttttattattattttctaattatttctttagtattatttattataagcttatttttaagtagtgatttagttataatttagttttattttatttgtaagattttaatttaagtgtttttaacTTTATATGTTTTAATGGTTATTAATAAACTTTAAGGTACTTACTTTCCCTTTATTATGCTCCATAGTCTTCGGATCATTCTGTATACGTCTTTGGTTCTGAGTAACTACGGAACACAAACCCCTAAGCATGAAGAGCcacttttgaatttttttatcgatattgttttttgttatttttcagTTACTACAACGCCCCTGCGCCTTCAGCCCCGCTCGAAGTACGGCACGAGGAAGTACTTGTGGGTAGAAAAAGGTACCTACGATCACGTTATAatttaataagtacctactcaatctctttcatatttttcttacctGTATCGGCTGTATCTGAACTCTAATAAAGTAATGACACATTAATTAAGTCATAGGCCGGCAACTCGCGCCTCCAGAAGGttttcagggtggctagccgaatggcacaatcgctcacgaaacgctcacgaaacgaagcgctagtagatatctatctctatcgcgcttgcgtattggcgcgacagagccagcggcgtatcgctttcgtttggcgtcggagaaatgccattcggctacggggcctggtgtttCCGATGTCCATGATGGGTGGCGGTGATCGCTTAACATCGGACAACCTGTCAGCTCGTTTTCGGAAGAAATTGAAAACTTTACCTTTTGTGGATTGAATGTAgaactaatattattttttacagtTTAACGAAGCAAGATGGATTGAAAATGGGACAAGAATCGGAACCTGCACGGAATCAAAAAAACAGCGAGATGAAGGAAAAGTATATGGTAAGAACACAGATAATAACGAACAGAATAAGTAGAAGCACACAGATAAGTAGATACAGGCAGCTGTAAAAGCGCATGGCGAGTTTATCATTGAATTCTTTCATAATTTCTTcatgcaatttcgcagctcactTTCGCAATTGGGTATTTTGAAAAACCGCTGTACGTTGTACGTCTGCTTGGCGACTTTCTTCTCCAAGCCTAGGTATCGTGTGGTGTGGGCGATACGAGCTagagcctggcaaaaaagagcaGAAAAAGGGCGCCACCGTCTCTGTAAACCATTTTTCCATCCCAAATTAGTTCCACTAGTATTTCTACCCTCTTTGCTGCACTCTAGCGGCAGAATATTGCAGTATTAATACACCCTTTAAATTGTTTCAGAACAAGAAACCGTGCCCAAACGCGAAAGATGGGTGCATATTGCATTTTGACTCTGAAGAGATGATGCAACATTTGAAGGAGTGCATTTTTATGGATATCCAGTGTCCTCTTAACGGAGTTATTGGGATATGTGCTTGGGAAGGTAAATTGATTGTTGTAAAAAATTGTGTCATAAGGGAGCATACATATTTACGGCGAGAGCCTTTATTGAAACCTGAACGATACGAAATATAATTGTATTCCGAGCATAGTGAGGGGTTCTGAAATAAAATTCAGAGTGTAGTACGCGTAAGGCGAAAATAATTTAGCTACCATGTGACACTATATGTTGTAAGTGCCTACTGCATTTCACATcaccagtttttttttatgtgttctATAAATCTATAATagaatgagcatttcttttttttttgccagttttatgaagtgtgatatttttgaaaaaaaaaatgctatttctactcagaattactagccttttcaatcctagtagttaaaaaaattgtcccatacgattttttcttattttgttaccattttccgtacatgttgtatggggtaacaaaggaggaaagtaacaaaaatgtatggaaattctgggacactttttgtctcccagtgagattgaaagtattcgtgattctgagtacaattgacctaaaattctctaaaacaataaaaataaattattggcaaaaaaaagaaatgctcgaaTAATCACTTGATTCCCTCTGGCAGGGATGAAAAGTGCCATTTTTACCCTATCAGTTATGAAAAAGTCCCTTTCCAAAATAGACTTTGACCGCCAACAGTtcaacatttaatttatattttatgtttccAGACAAAATGAAAAACATACTGACGCACTTCAAAGACAATCACCGGGAGAACATCGGCCACGTCAACAAAGTGAAACTCCTGACCGGCGTTCGAACTATCCACTTGGTCTATATGATGAACCCCAAGCCACACAAGTTCCTACTTCACATCAAAGTAGATGAGGCTATGGAGAGAATCCTAGTCGCTGTACAACTGTACAACACACAGTTCTGCGCGTCGAAGTGGTTTTACAAAGTCATTATTCAGCCAACCGATCCTAAGAGTCGCAATTTGACGCTGCAAGGTACTTGTATTTCAAGTGGGATGTCGATAGAAGATCATTTTGACAAGCTGAAGTGTAGGGTGGTACGTATGACCCCTAATTTGATGCAGGAGTTTAAAAATGGTGGACTGAAATACAAGTATCTCTTAATGCAGAAGGGAAACGCCAAGGAGACTagcaaataaaaaaacatttttcccctcactagctcggaaacacgtgttttgtcctttaataccagcgggtaaaaacgcattttatccactagcgggtaaagtaatttgaccttgaataaagtgaaacacaaaatttttcaccacaccaacatttatgaaaataaattaactgctttcaaattgataaaagtaggtgaatctagtaataaagatgatttaccacctgtggaactactggaagttgtgataaacgcattttttgcattgtagtttcctcgccatagtggtggggaaaagttttgtgttacactcgggtgcaaatgtattttacgcTCGTgtgaaaaaaactcgcaagttcaagattctatttcgaaccactcgcttcgctcgtggttcaactatagaatcctttcacttgctcgtttttcaattccacactcggcgttaaaatacaactttacccCTAGTggatgtataacaaataactatttcaccacaccaactgataaaggcgttctttgctattcgaaaactgatagcaaaattgcattttatccacaagagtgcaaagtaatttcatacaaattttaacttgatgtctaaagctgggtgttggaattcacgtagaaatcatgattttgaatcataaatgttaaataaattgaagtactttatttattttgatgttttacagttcatattttcatagtgttggtgtggtgaaaaattttgtgtttcactcggtggcaaagtttgtttaaccttcgtgccttcgcaacgctcaagattccactttttgaaccactcgctacgctcgcggttcaatattggaatctttcgcttgctcgggtatcaatattggcccgtgcggttaaacaacaactttgcccccttgtaaaacaaataactattatcgaaCATTTTTGTTTGATCTATTTACCGGAGAGAGAACGCACGGTTTGCAAGATTATGGTTAGAGATGCTACTTTCGTAAAGGTTACTACGAGTACGTACCTAAGTATACAATGGTCTCTTAGACTTGATTCAATGTGCTAAATATTCCTGTTATGTGGTATGTATGatttaataaacttttttataacagtttttttgtttgttttaacctaactataggtaggtacctatacctaaggcacatctcggacactggcgatcaaaagaTGCTCGGCGCGCGTTCCGTAGTCACACTAAACTCGTAtagtgaacgcgtaccatgcttgtatgagtgagcgTATGACCGTccgtcgattgttcgcgtttttgacaggcggtaatttggtaccaatatgtatatcgacAGGGGGTGGGCGCACTTTCAAAGTGGCAAaaatactgtacgatagtactctttttaTACTGTGCCTAAGGGTACCTACTGCGCCCGACAAAGATGCTCGGGGCCTGATTTTATCATTCCAACAACTAGTCTATTGGGATAGTATTTAAaaagtaagggtttactaaaatgcgctttgtgataatattaatattttcggaaataatcgctcctaaaggaaaaaaagtcgCCCGTGGGTGCACTAATTTTGAACGCGATGCCGAAAAAAACACAAGTGTGGATTCGATAAAGACGTtcagaaaattattttgaatgtaGGTTTAGTAGCGAAAAAAGGAAAACTACGGCTGCAGACGAGACCAGACCGGTTTTTTTATCACTCACAAACCGAATACTTTGATGTCATATATGATAATCGTCGAGCATGATCTCCTTTAACACATACCTACACAACTCACCTACCTACGACTAAGTAAGCCTAATACCTAAGTATAAAGTAAGAAACTACTTACGATACTATTCGCACTTCGTCCCGATATTTGAGTTGAGCCAGACACAACGCTATGTATAAATACTATGACAtaacataggtacctacacataTCCGGTTCGAACATCGGAGCGACCTTTCTAtatcatattatatgtataccagtgtgcgtagccgaatgcacaaacgctcacgataatatctcttccgtagctatctatctctatcggtctcgcgtattggcacgacagagccagaatacATCTCTGCGtcgttcggctacggggccaggcctcATAGCCAAGCGTCCAATCGCTGAACATCCGCTGTTCTCTCAAAAGAACTCTTGTAGTTCGCCATGGAGCGTAAACGATTATAGGTTAGACTAGAGGGCCAGGGTACGtactacgtagccgaatggcacaaacgctcacgaaacgaaacactcgtagatatctatctctatcgctcttgggtgttggcgcgacagtatcgttttcgtttcgcgtcgcagaaatgccacctgtaggcctagcacatgatggccgcgggagtatgtcgccgcgagatagatgacacgtctttgtctaattgtattaatgacataaggacaggtagtctatctcgcggcgacatactcccgcggccatcatgtgctaggcctgctgagaTATAAAAATCGCTAAATTAGCTTGGTCTGATTAGTGATTTGACATACGCGCCAGGTCCAAttccagcaggcctagcacatgatggccgcgggagtatgtcgccgcgagatagactacctatccttatgtcattaatacaattagacaaagacgtgtcatctatctcgcggcgacatactcccgcggccatcatgtgctaggcctacagactGTACAAGAGAAACGTCATATTTGcgtaactaactattttggctcagtgatccaaagtgaatcttgggctccaaaacgagagatcgccacctgtcccgatcctgcgcagcctcttgccagtcact
Above is a window of Leguminivora glycinivorella isolate SPB_JAAS2020 chromosome 19, LegGlyc_1.1, whole genome shotgun sequence DNA encoding:
- the LOC125236690 gene encoding uncharacterized protein LOC125236690 → MGHSHSKAQKKRSNPPSTQRLYPNIQESAYGRPYTPDFQPPPAYSQDACIGNTIPTWNPSYYNAPAPSAPLEVRHEEVLVGRKSLTKQDGLKMGQESEPARNQKNSEMKEKYMNKKPCPNAKDGCILHFDSEEMMQHLKECIFMDIQCPLNGVIGICAWEDKMKNILTHFKDNHRENIGHVNKVKLLTGVRTIHLVYMMNPKPHKFLLHIKVDEAMERILVAVQLYNTQFCASKWFYKVIIQPTDPKSRNLTLQGTCISSGMSIEDHFDKLKCRVVRMTPNLMQEFKNGGLKYKYLLMQKGNAKETSK